A single region of the Hyphomicrobiales bacterium genome encodes:
- a CDS encoding hypothetical protein (Evidence 5 : Unknown function) — protein sequence MLRGTLRMKDAIGNADPAILLKSVDHVRGHAGAKRYPMTIGAQPIADDQTVWFIRSD from the coding sequence ATGCTGCGCGGCACATTGAGGATGAAAGACGCCATCGGCAATGCCGACCCTGCTATACTGCTGAAGTCGGTTGATCATGTCCGAGGTCACGCAGGGGCGAAAAGGTATCCCATGACGATAGGCGCGCAACCAATCGCCGATGATCAGACGGTTTGGTTTATCCGTTCTGATTGA